The proteins below are encoded in one region of Gemmatimonadota bacterium:
- a CDS encoding beta-ketoacyl-[acyl-carrier-protein] synthase family protein — MPENGDRQVAITGIGPITAAGIGVEGLWEGLRRECSPVRRITRFDPAPWRSQIAAEVDEFLPERFMEPRTARRLDRFNQFSIASARLALQDAGIDPAGVDPDRVAVQMGSALGGIAYAEQQTRNLADRGIRAVDPRVALTTFCGAASCSIAIEFGFTGPNSTNAMSCASGTIALGEAWRLIRDGQADIALAGGVEAPLAPLCFGAFALIRAMSTRNHQPELACRPFDQQRDGFVMGEGACTLVLERADLARARGARIYAQLAGYGTTNDAHHMTAPRPDGSQAARAMRLALASAGIRPDHVDYINPHGSSTTLNDATESLAIKQVLGSHAYHIPVSGTKPYHAHALGASGAIEAAICCLAMQRGWIPPTLNFQGGDPDCDLDYVPNHGRQLRPTVCLSNSFGFGGINASLVLTAPDPADGQ, encoded by the coding sequence ATGCCTGAAAACGGCGACCGCCAGGTTGCCATCACAGGCATCGGCCCCATCACTGCCGCAGGCATTGGCGTCGAAGGCCTCTGGGAAGGGCTGCGGCGCGAGTGCTCGCCCGTGCGCCGCATCACCCGCTTCGACCCCGCCCCCTGGCGCTCCCAGATCGCAGCCGAAGTCGATGAGTTCCTGCCCGAACGGTTCATGGAGCCCAGGACCGCGCGGCGCCTCGACCGCTTCAACCAGTTCTCCATCGCCTCCGCGCGCCTCGCCCTGCAGGACGCCGGCATCGATCCCGCCGGCGTCGACCCGGACCGCGTGGCCGTGCAGATGGGATCCGCACTCGGCGGAATCGCCTACGCCGAACAACAAACCCGCAACCTCGCCGACCGCGGCATCCGCGCCGTCGACCCCCGCGTCGCCCTCACTACCTTCTGCGGCGCCGCCAGTTGCAGCATCGCCATCGAGTTCGGCTTCACCGGGCCCAACTCCACCAACGCCATGTCCTGCGCCTCCGGCACCATCGCCCTGGGCGAGGCGTGGCGGCTGATCCGCGATGGACAGGCCGACATCGCCCTGGCCGGCGGCGTCGAGGCGCCCCTCGCACCCCTCTGCTTCGGCGCCTTCGCCCTCATCCGCGCCATGAGCACCCGCAACCACCAGCCCGAACTCGCCTGCCGGCCCTTCGACCAGCAGCGCGATGGCTTCGTCATGGGGGAGGGCGCCTGCACCCTGGTCCTCGAACGCGCCGACCTCGCCCGCGCCCGCGGCGCCCGCATCTACGCCCAGCTCGCCGGCTACGGCACCACCAACGACGCCCACCATATGACCGCCCCCAGACCCGACGGCTCCCAGGCCGCCCGCGCCATGCGCCTCGCCCTCGCCAGCGCCGGCATCCGCCCCGACCACGTCGACTACATCAACCCCCACGGCTCATCCACAACCCTCAACGACGCCACCGAGAGCCTCGCCATCAAGCAAGTGCTCGGCTCGCATGCCTACCACATCCCCGTCAGCGGCACCAAACCCTACCACGCCCACGCGCTCGGCGCCTCCGGCGCCATCGAGGCCGCCATCTGCTGCCTGGCCATGCAGCGCGGCTGGATCCCGCCTACCCTCAACTTCCAAGGCGGCGATCCCGACTGCGACCTCGACTACGTGCCCAACCACGGCCGCCAGCTCCGGCCCACAGTTTGCCTGTCCAACTCCTTCGGCTTCGGCGGCATCAACGCCTCGCTCGTCCTCACCGCACCCGATCCCGCGGACGGGCAGTAG